In Doryrhamphus excisus isolate RoL2022-K1 chromosome 7, RoL_Dexc_1.0, whole genome shotgun sequence, one genomic interval encodes:
- the cdca4 gene encoding cell division cycle-associated protein 4, with protein sequence MFPKGTKRKFSDSGEDVVSSGGEQGPVTRTPSPSYSLQRQSLLDMSLIKLQLCHMLVEPNLCRSVLIANTVRQIQEEMTQDGTWQIMTQALAAAQCPSDRLVATEVLCRQSDPASQAGQSPKPYPVVGLDEGYHSEEVVMEGDVDKEVMSALSPISPQLSTASYLAGPFGMGPCWEDQEEDGECEEDEEDDIEDCVSEGEEGERSEADSRSGEQVFGTFEIKHPPPPPPDPALEELFSDVDPSYYELDTVLTGMQSAPKMGPYDLLESLSSHGSPSLSSSASCRSDLNELDHIMEIIVGS encoded by the coding sequence ATGTTTCCAAAGGGCACCAAGCGCAAGTTCTCAGACTCTGGAGAGGACGTGGTCTCCAGCGGCGGCGAGCAGGGCCCTGTGACTCGGACGCCGTCGCCCTCATACAGCCTGCAGCGCCAGTCGCTGCTGGACATGTCGCTGATCAAGCTGCAACTGTGCCACATGCTGGTGGAGCCCAACCTGTGCCGCTCGGTGCTCATCGCTAACACGGTGCGGCAGATTCAGGAGGAGATGACGCAGGACGGCACCTGGCAGATCATGACCCAGGCCCTGGCAGCCGCCCAGTGTCCCAGCGACCGGCTGGTGGCGACCGAGGTGCTCTGCAGGCAGTCGGACCCGGCGTCTCAGGCGGGGCAGAGCCCCAAACCCTACCCGGTGGTGGGCCTAGACGAGGGCTACCACTCGGAGGAGGTGGTGATGGAGGGGGACGTGGACAAGGAGGTCATGTCCGCTTTGTCGCCCATCTCGCCGCAGCTATCAACGGCATCCTACTTGGCGGGGCCCTTCGGGATGGGACCATGCTGGGAAGACCAGGAAGAGGATGGGGAGTgcgaggaggatgaagaggacgaCATTGAGGACTGCGTGTCAGAGGGAGAGGAGGGCGAACGTTCCGAGGCAGACTCTCGGTCGGGGGAGCAGGTCTTTGGGACCTTTGAGATCAAGcacccgccgccgccgcccccagATCCAGCGCTGGAAGAACTGTTTTCCGACGTGGACCCATCCTACTACGAACTGGACACAGTGCTGACAGGCATGCAGAGCGCCCCCAAGATGGGACCTTACGACCTCCTGGAGAGCCTTTCCTCTCACGGGTCCCCTTCCCTCAGCTCAAGCGCCAGCTGCAGGTCGGACCTGAACGAACTGGACCACATCATGGAGATCATAGTGGGATCCTGA
- the LOC131131817 gene encoding phospholipase B1, membrane-associated-like isoform X1, whose translation MEHWRIWDLPECHYACENVSDQIRHMIKTFKSFPGLSFHQDWKLVTLLIGMNDICDYCKNKTLFSADSFIHYMTEALDMMMNKIPRTIINVVQILPMKPLRDVHKPTLGCQLQKRFCSCLVQPEDNSSQLEELVQVNVQFQRKLRQLLQGDRFFKKDFAVTLQPFLEKAGPPRLPDGTVDSSFFTADCFHFTVKGHEELAKGLWNNMFQPEGEKEMIESFSKPIKLICPPKEHPYIYTRPKTKSSTPTMKLSSLTTFLFVVSSLILCTINNNY comes from the exons ATGGAG CATTGGAGGATATGGGACCTACCAGAATGTCATTACGCTTGCGA GAACGTGTCGGATCAAATCCGTCACATGATAAAAACCTTCAAATCATTTCCT GGTCTGAGCTTCCACCAGGACTGGAAGTTGGTGACCCTGCTGATTGGCATGAATGACATCTGTGATTACTGCAAGAACAAG ACCCTGTTCTCTGCTGACAGCTTCATCCACTATATGACTGAAGCCCTCGACATGATGATGAACAAG ATCCCGAGGACCATCATCAATGTGGTGCAGATCCTCCCCATGAAGCCCCTCAGAGACGTCCACAAGCCCACGCTGGGCTGTCAGCTTCAAAA GCGCTTCTGCTCGTGCCTCGTTCAACCCGAGGATAACTCCTCCCAGCTGGAGGAACTGGTCCAGGTGAACGTCCAATTCCAG AGAAAACTTCGGCAACTTCTCCAGGGTGACCGTTTCTTCAAAAAGGATTTTGCCGTCACTCTGCAACCTTTTTTGGAAAAGGCAGGACCGCCCAGACTTCCT GACGGTACAGTGGACTCCAGCTTCTTCACGGCAGATTGTTTCCACTTCACCGTCAAAGGACACGAGGAACTGGCCAAGGGACTGTGGAACAACATG TTCCAACCCGAAGGAGAAAAAGAGATGATTGAAAGCTTTTCAAAGCCAATAAAACTAATTTGTCCACCAAAG GAGCATCCTTATATTTAcaccagaccaaagaccaagtcATCGACACCAACAATGAAACTGTCTTCTCTGACTACATTCTTGTTTGTTGTGTCCTCTTTAATTCTCtgtactattaataataattattaa
- the LOC131131817 gene encoding phospholipase B1, membrane-associated-like isoform X4 → MNDICDYCKNKTLFSADSFIHYMTEALDMMMNKIPRTIINVVQILPMKPLRDVHKPTLGCQLQKRFCSCLVQPEDNSSQLEELVQVNVQFQRKLRQLLQGDRFFKKDFAVTLQPFLEKAGPPRLPDGTVDSSFFTADCFHFTVKGHEELAKGLWNNMFQPEGEKEMIESFSKPIKLICPPKEHPYIYTRPKTKSSTPTMKLSSLTTFLFVVSSLILCTINNNY, encoded by the exons ATGAATGACATCTGTGATTACTGCAAGAACAAG ACCCTGTTCTCTGCTGACAGCTTCATCCACTATATGACTGAAGCCCTCGACATGATGATGAACAAG ATCCCGAGGACCATCATCAATGTGGTGCAGATCCTCCCCATGAAGCCCCTCAGAGACGTCCACAAGCCCACGCTGGGCTGTCAGCTTCAAAA GCGCTTCTGCTCGTGCCTCGTTCAACCCGAGGATAACTCCTCCCAGCTGGAGGAACTGGTCCAGGTGAACGTCCAATTCCAG AGAAAACTTCGGCAACTTCTCCAGGGTGACCGTTTCTTCAAAAAGGATTTTGCCGTCACTCTGCAACCTTTTTTGGAAAAGGCAGGACCGCCCAGACTTCCT GACGGTACAGTGGACTCCAGCTTCTTCACGGCAGATTGTTTCCACTTCACCGTCAAAGGACACGAGGAACTGGCCAAGGGACTGTGGAACAACATG TTCCAACCCGAAGGAGAAAAAGAGATGATTGAAAGCTTTTCAAAGCCAATAAAACTAATTTGTCCACCAAAG GAGCATCCTTATATTTAcaccagaccaaagaccaagtcATCGACACCAACAATGAAACTGTCTTCTCTGACTACATTCTTGTTTGTTGTGTCCTCTTTAATTCTCtgtactattaataataattattaa
- the LOC131131818 gene encoding cell division cycle-associated protein 4-like, with product MLGCGVKRKWRSVEELASKADTAAEEKEVAVGCPRNMSRLQQRQRVLGLCLEKLQRYQAGMELSLRRSVLLVNTLRQIQDDMQSDMAESPGGLLNGVHPDLPRLRDALREDMSFTCHGCAEGGEERPSPALSHDFSPQEMNVELKPPISTFSDVVNAVGYLSDLTLDDIFEDIDTSMYETSDLSASWTVSSLWPISVSFWGDEDVKMRSGGHASAGTLQSCLMDLNELDHIMEILVKS from the coding sequence ATGTTGGGTTGTGGCGTGAAGCGGAAGTGGAGAAGCGTGGAGGAGCTGGCGTCCAAGGCGGACACGGCCGCAGAGGAGAAGGAGGTGGCGGTGGGCTGTCCTCGGAACATGAGCCGCCTGCAGCAGCGCCAACGGGTTCTGGGCCTCTGTTTGGAGAAGCTGCAGCGCTACCAGGCCGGGATGGAGCTCAGCCTGCGCCGCTCAGTGCTGCTCGTCAATACGCTGCGGCAGATCCAGGATGACATGCAGAGTGACATGGCGGAAAGCCCGGGCGGGCTCCTCAACGGTGTTCATCCCGACTTGCCTCGTCTGCGGGATGCCCTCAGGGAGGACATGTCCTTCACATGCCACGGGTGTGCAGAGGGTGGCGAGGAAAGACCGTCCCCAGCGCTGTCCCACGACTTCTCTCCCCAGGAGATGAACGTGGAGCTAAAACCCCCAATCAGCACGTTTAGCGACGTGGTCAATGCCGTGGGCTACCTCAGTGACCTCACTCTGGACGACATCTTTGAGGACATTGACACGTCCATGTATGAGACGTCGGACCTGTCTGCATCCTGGACTGTGAGCTCGTTGTGGCCCATCAGCGTGTCCTTCTGGGGGGACGAGGACGTGAAAATGCGTTCAGGAGGCCACGCGTCCGCCGGGACTCTCCAGTCGTGTCTGATGGACCTGAACGAGCTGGACCATATCATGGAGATTCTGGTGAAGTCCTGA
- the LOC131131817 gene encoding phospholipase B1, membrane-associated-like isoform X3: MEHWRIWDLPECHYACENVSDQIRHMIKTFKSFPGLSFHQDWKLVTLLIGMNDICDYCKNKTLFSADSFIHYMTEALDMMMNKIPRTIINVVQILPMKPLRDVHKPTLGCQLQKRFCSCLVQPEDNSSQLEELVQVNVQFQRKLRQLLQGDRFFKKDFAVTLQPFLEKAGPPRLPDGTVDSSFFTADCFHFTVKGHEELAKGLWNNMFQPEGEKEMIESFSKPIKLICPPKVQQHFG, from the exons ATGGAG CATTGGAGGATATGGGACCTACCAGAATGTCATTACGCTTGCGA GAACGTGTCGGATCAAATCCGTCACATGATAAAAACCTTCAAATCATTTCCT GGTCTGAGCTTCCACCAGGACTGGAAGTTGGTGACCCTGCTGATTGGCATGAATGACATCTGTGATTACTGCAAGAACAAG ACCCTGTTCTCTGCTGACAGCTTCATCCACTATATGACTGAAGCCCTCGACATGATGATGAACAAG ATCCCGAGGACCATCATCAATGTGGTGCAGATCCTCCCCATGAAGCCCCTCAGAGACGTCCACAAGCCCACGCTGGGCTGTCAGCTTCAAAA GCGCTTCTGCTCGTGCCTCGTTCAACCCGAGGATAACTCCTCCCAGCTGGAGGAACTGGTCCAGGTGAACGTCCAATTCCAG AGAAAACTTCGGCAACTTCTCCAGGGTGACCGTTTCTTCAAAAAGGATTTTGCCGTCACTCTGCAACCTTTTTTGGAAAAGGCAGGACCGCCCAGACTTCCT GACGGTACAGTGGACTCCAGCTTCTTCACGGCAGATTGTTTCCACTTCACCGTCAAAGGACACGAGGAACTGGCCAAGGGACTGTGGAACAACATG TTCCAACCCGAAGGAGAAAAAGAGATGATTGAAAGCTTTTCAAAGCCAATAAAACTAATTTGTCCACCAAAGGTACAGCAACACTTCGGGTGA
- the LOC131131819 gene encoding dr1-associated corepressor: MPGHKKRYDVRFSPNRIKKIMQKNTEVGRIAMAVPVIISRVLEMFLKSLLTKTSLITESKRSRVVSVAHMKQCIESEMLFHFLKDLAQQAGFTTTQKDNRGLNVWPMYRAKRPENQKTSEMEESPPQQSLDSLGNDSSSSVNSSHYYF; the protein is encoded by the exons ATGCCAGGACACAAGAAACGATACGATGTTCGCTTCTCACCA AATCGCATCAAAAAGATCATGCAGAAGAACACTGAGGTGGGGAGGATTGCGATGGCGGTGCCTGTCATCATCT CACGAGTCCTGGAGATGTTCTTGAAGTCCTTGCTCACTAAAACGTCTTTGATCACAGAGTCCAAACGCAGCAGGGTGGTGTCTGTGGCACACAT GAAGCAGTGCATTGAGTCGGAGatgctcttccacttcctcaaAGACCTGGCACAGCAAGCTGGGTTTACAACCACGCAGAAGGACAACAGAGGACTGAATGTGTGGCCAATGTACAG GGCAAAGCGACctgaaaaccaaaaaacatcagaaatggaAGAAAGTCCACCACAGCAAAGCCTCGACTcgcttggcaatgactcaagcTCCAGTGTAAACTCAAGTCactattatttttaa
- the ahsa1b gene encoding activator of 90 kDa heat shock protein ATPase homolog 1b isoform X1, producing MAKWGEGDPRWIVEERADATNVNNWHWTERDATNWSSDKLKSLLLGLSVENDEGSCEVTEVSKLEGEASINNRKGKLIFFYEWNLKATWTGKSKSGIKYKGTIEIPNLSDENDMDDLDISISLNKDEPETPLVQLMKSKGAEKIRRALGSYVGFLKTEFTQGMILPTANGVVQLQSNSQSTAKTDKTQISSSSSTAAPVNTGVKIPTCKFSMRETFLTSPADLYRVFVNQEMTQAFTHAVATVDGERGGKFRLLDGIVFGEFTELVPDEKIVMKWRYNNWPCEHYAIITLSFMDRRSETELKVDCRGVPDNDEERTKDGWKRYYFEAIKQTFGYGARLF from the exons ATGGCCAAATGGGGAGAAGGCGACCCTCGCTGGATCGTAGAAGAGCGAGCCGACGCTACTAATGTCAACAACTGGCACTG GACAGAACGGGACGCCACAAACTGGTCATCGGACAAATTAAAAAGTCTTTTACTGGGGTTGAGCGTGGAGAACGATGAGGGTAGCTGCGAGGTCACCGAGGTCAGCAAGTTGGAAGGGGAGGCGTCAATCAACAATCGCAAAGGGAAACTTATTTTCTTCTATGAGTGGAACCTAAAAGCGACCTGGACAG GAAAGTCAAAATCAGGAATCAAATATAAAGGAACGATTGAGATTCCCAACCTGTCCGATGAGAACGACATGGATGATCTTGAT ATTAGCATCTCGCTCAACAAAGATGAGCCAGAAACGCCACTGGTCCAGCTGATGAAGTCCAAAGGCGCCGAGAAGATCCGCAGGGCTCTGGGAAGCTACGTGGGCTTTTTAAAAACAG AGTTCACTCAGGGGATGATCCTGCCAACCGCTAACGGCGTGGTGCAGCTGCAGTCCAACTCACAGTCCACAGCCAAGACGGACAAAACTCAG ATTTCATCTTCAAGCAGCACTGCAGCGCCAGTCAACACGGGCGTGAAGATCCCTACGTGCAAGTTCAGCATGAGGGAGACGTTCCTCACGTCCCCCGCCGACCTCTACAGAGTGTTTGTCAACCAGGAG ATGACTCAGGCATTCACACATGCTGTGGCCACGGTGGACGGAGAGAGGGGCGGCAAATTCCGTCTTCTCGATGGAATTGTCTTTGGCGAATTCACAGAGCTG GTACCTGATGAGAAGATTGTGATGAAGTGGAGGTACAACAACTGGCCCTGTG AGCACTACGCAATCATCACACTGAGCTTCATGGACCGCAGGAGCGAGACGGAGCTGAAGGTGGACTGTCGAGGTGTCCCCGACAACGACGAGGAGCGGACAAAGGACGGCTGGAAGAGATACTACTTTGAAGCCATCAAACAGACTTTCGGTTACGGCGCTCGACTCTTTTGA
- the ahsa1b gene encoding activator of 90 kDa heat shock protein ATPase homolog 1b isoform X2, producing the protein MDDLDISISLNKDEPETPLVQLMKSKGAEKIRRALGSYVGFLKTEFTQGMILPTANGVVQLQSNSQSTAKTDKTQISSSSSTAAPVNTGVKIPTCKFSMRETFLTSPADLYRVFVNQEMTQAFTHAVATVDGERGGKFRLLDGIVFGEFTELVPDEKIVMKWRYNNWPCEHYAIITLSFMDRRSETELKVDCRGVPDNDEERTKDGWKRYYFEAIKQTFGYGARLF; encoded by the exons ATGGATGATCTTGAT ATTAGCATCTCGCTCAACAAAGATGAGCCAGAAACGCCACTGGTCCAGCTGATGAAGTCCAAAGGCGCCGAGAAGATCCGCAGGGCTCTGGGAAGCTACGTGGGCTTTTTAAAAACAG AGTTCACTCAGGGGATGATCCTGCCAACCGCTAACGGCGTGGTGCAGCTGCAGTCCAACTCACAGTCCACAGCCAAGACGGACAAAACTCAG ATTTCATCTTCAAGCAGCACTGCAGCGCCAGTCAACACGGGCGTGAAGATCCCTACGTGCAAGTTCAGCATGAGGGAGACGTTCCTCACGTCCCCCGCCGACCTCTACAGAGTGTTTGTCAACCAGGAG ATGACTCAGGCATTCACACATGCTGTGGCCACGGTGGACGGAGAGAGGGGCGGCAAATTCCGTCTTCTCGATGGAATTGTCTTTGGCGAATTCACAGAGCTG GTACCTGATGAGAAGATTGTGATGAAGTGGAGGTACAACAACTGGCCCTGTG AGCACTACGCAATCATCACACTGAGCTTCATGGACCGCAGGAGCGAGACGGAGCTGAAGGTGGACTGTCGAGGTGTCCCCGACAACGACGAGGAGCGGACAAAGGACGGCTGGAAGAGATACTACTTTGAAGCCATCAAACAGACTTTCGGTTACGGCGCTCGACTCTTTTGA
- the LOC131131817 gene encoding phospholipase B1, membrane-associated-like isoform X2 produces the protein MIKTFKSFPGLSFHQDWKLVTLLIGMNDICDYCKNKTLFSADSFIHYMTEALDMMMNKIPRTIINVVQILPMKPLRDVHKPTLGCQLQKRFCSCLVQPEDNSSQLEELVQVNVQFQRKLRQLLQGDRFFKKDFAVTLQPFLEKAGPPRLPDGTVDSSFFTADCFHFTVKGHEELAKGLWNNMFQPEGEKEMIESFSKPIKLICPPKEHPYIYTRPKTKSSTPTMKLSSLTTFLFVVSSLILCTINNNY, from the exons ATGATAAAAACCTTCAAATCATTTCCT GGTCTGAGCTTCCACCAGGACTGGAAGTTGGTGACCCTGCTGATTGGCATGAATGACATCTGTGATTACTGCAAGAACAAG ACCCTGTTCTCTGCTGACAGCTTCATCCACTATATGACTGAAGCCCTCGACATGATGATGAACAAG ATCCCGAGGACCATCATCAATGTGGTGCAGATCCTCCCCATGAAGCCCCTCAGAGACGTCCACAAGCCCACGCTGGGCTGTCAGCTTCAAAA GCGCTTCTGCTCGTGCCTCGTTCAACCCGAGGATAACTCCTCCCAGCTGGAGGAACTGGTCCAGGTGAACGTCCAATTCCAG AGAAAACTTCGGCAACTTCTCCAGGGTGACCGTTTCTTCAAAAAGGATTTTGCCGTCACTCTGCAACCTTTTTTGGAAAAGGCAGGACCGCCCAGACTTCCT GACGGTACAGTGGACTCCAGCTTCTTCACGGCAGATTGTTTCCACTTCACCGTCAAAGGACACGAGGAACTGGCCAAGGGACTGTGGAACAACATG TTCCAACCCGAAGGAGAAAAAGAGATGATTGAAAGCTTTTCAAAGCCAATAAAACTAATTTGTCCACCAAAG GAGCATCCTTATATTTAcaccagaccaaagaccaagtcATCGACACCAACAATGAAACTGTCTTCTCTGACTACATTCTTGTTTGTTGTGTCCTCTTTAATTCTCtgtactattaataataattattaa